The segment ATTTCTCGACGAATTGGATCAAATCCTGAAAGAACGACTGCTTCTGGTGTATCATCAATGATCAAATCGATCCCTGTAAGGGTCTCAAGGGTCCGAATGTTTCGTCCTTCACGTCCGATGATACGACCTTTCATTTCGTCATTTGGCAATGTCACGACAGACACTGTCGTTTCAGAAACTTGATCTGCTGCACAACGTTGGATAGCCAATGAGAGCAAGTTCTTCGCTTTGCGATCTGCTTCTTCTTTTGCACGTTGTTCTGATTCTTTTACCATCAAGGTCAGTTCATGATTCAACTCTTCTTCGGTTGATTTCATGATTACTTCTCTTGCATCTTCTTTCGATAAACCAGCAATTTTTTCTAATTCTTTTTGTTGATCTTCAATCAATCTTTCAACGTCTTTTTCTCGCTCTTCAATTAATTGCTGTTTTGAACTAAGTGCCTCTTCTTTACTTTCAAGTGAGTTTTCTCGTTTTTCTAACGAGTCATCTTTACGATCTAACGTTTGTTCGCGTTGGATCAATCGATTTTCTTGAGATTTTAGCTCTAATTTACTTTCTCTCAGCTCACTTTCAACTTCAGAACGATATTTCTGATTTTCTTCCTTAGCTTCCAACAATGCTTCTTTTTTTAGAGTTTCTGCTTCTTTTTTTGCACCTTCAAGAATACTTGCAGCTGATGTTTTTGCACCAGCAATTTCTTTCTCATGACGTGACTTCGCAACCATAAACCCTAAACCAAGACCGACAATTAAACCGATGATAGCGAGGAGAATGTTGAGTCCCATTAAATCCACCTCCATACTATCTTTTCCATTTTTATCATCTACCAATTTCTATGATAAATTATTCTAAACTATAAATATGCTGTTGCATATGTGCATAAAAACCTGCACAAGTTTATTCTAATGTTTGTTTCCAGTAGTGTCAACTTTAAATACGAAAAGAAACGGCTTCCTCGTTTTTCAAAAAAGGGAGGTTTTGAGCGAGTGATGACTTATTTTTTTGTGCTTATTCTAGAGAAAAATAAAAAAACATCCGGTAGTTATTAGACTACCGGATATCCGCTTATTTCTTTATTCATCTAGTGGTAATTCTTCTTGTGCTTCTTCTGGTGCATCAACTGGTTCACCGATGCCATAAGCTGCACGCACTAATGTAGATACTTCAGCCATCATCTCTGGATGATTTGACATATAGATTTTCGCGTTTTCACGACCTTGACCAATGCGATCTTCTTTGTAAGAATACCATGCACCACTCTTGTCAACGATATCTTTTTCAACTGCCATATCCAATAGCTCGCCTTCTTGAGAGATACCTAAGCCATACATGACATCGACTTCAGCGATTTTGAATGGTGGCGCTACTTTATTTTTTACGACTTTGATCTTTGTACGGTTACCGACAATGTCCGTTCCTTGTTTCAATTGTTCAGCACGACGTACTTCCAAACGGATCGTTGCATAGAACTTCAGCGCACGTCCTCCTGGTGTGATTTCTGGATTACCGAACATCACGCCAACTTTTTCACGAATTTGGTTGATGAAAATCGCGATCGTTTTTGTTTTGTTGATCGATCCTGACAGTTTACGTAAGGCTTGAGACATCAAACGAGCTTGTAACCCTACGTGTGAGTCACCCATCTCACCGTCGATCTCTGCACGTGGTACTAAAGCTGCTACTGAGTCGATAACGACAATATCTACTGCACCACTTGATACTAAAGCATCAGCGATTTCTAATCCTTGTTCTCCTGTATCCGGTTGAGAAAGGAGTAATTCATCGATATTTACCCCTAATTTTTGGGCATATTGTGGATCTAAGGCATGTTCCGCATCAATAAAGGCGGCAGTCCCACCATTTTTTTGGACTTCTGCGATTGCATGAAGTGCAACCGTTGTTTTACCTGAACTTTCTGGACCGTAGACTTCAATGATCCGTCCACGAGGATAGCCACCTATCCCTAAAGCAACATCTAGTGCAAGAGAACCACTTGGAATTGTCGAGATTTGTTGGTCGATTTTTTCGCCCAGTTTCATGATCGAACCTTTCCCATAGTTCTTTTCAATTTTTTTCAATGCAGCATCTAAGGCTGCTTTACGATCATCTGCCAATACGATAATCCTCCTTATTTTTACGACTCAAAGTAACATTTCATTACGTTTATAATATCTTTTTTATTTATAAAAAGCAAGCGAAAACCGAACAAATATTCGCATTTATTTTTTTCTTAATAGTTGCTTTCTTAGCAGATCAAATCCTTGCATAATCGCGCTATTTCTGATTGCCGAACGGTCTCTTGTGAAGTGACATTCTTTTGTTTCTACGCCTTCTTTTGATGCAACGGCAAGCCAAACTGTACCCGCAGGATGTCCTTCTAATGTGTCGGGTCCCGCTACGCCAGTAAACGCTACGGCATAATCTGTACCAACGAGTTGGCGTGCTCGAATCGCCATTTGTTCGGCGCATTCTTTACTGACTGTGCCAAACTGCTCTAACAGGTCTGGATCGATGCCTAAGAGCTTTGCTTTGGTCTCTGCTGAATAAGTCACAAAACCACCAGAAAAGACTTGAGAGACGCCAGGAATCGCTCCTAGTGCGGATTGAAAGCCTCCGGCTGTCAAACTCTCAACTGCTGTGACTGTCTTCCCCTGTTCTTTCAGTAGATCCACGACGGCTTGTGGCAACGAATAGTCATCCCCATAGCCATAAAAATATTCACCGACACGGGCTTGGATTTTTTCTTCTAGTGCGTGCAACGCTTGATTCCCTGCATGGATGTCTGACGTTTTGACGGTCAATCTCAGTGTGACTTCATTTGGTTTGGCATAAGGAGCAATCGTGGGATTGATTTGTGTAGCAATCAAGTCTTTTAGATCGGTTACTAATTGTGATTCACCAATGCCATAGAAGCGCAACACTTTTGAGATCAGTTTTTCTTCTGAAGGGAATTGTTGTTCTAACAAGGGGCGTACTTGTTCTACAAACATCGGCTTCAACTCACTCGGTGGCCCAGGAAGTAAAAGATAGGCATTGCTTTTCGTTTGA is part of the Enterococcus mundtii genome and harbors:
- the rny gene encoding ribonuclease Y, encoding MGLNILLAIIGLIVGLGLGFMVAKSRHEKEIAGAKTSAASILEGAKKEAETLKKEALLEAKEENQKYRSEVESELRESKLELKSQENRLIQREQTLDRKDDSLEKRENSLESKEEALSSKQQLIEEREKDVERLIEDQQKELEKIAGLSKEDAREVIMKSTEEELNHELTLMVKESEQRAKEEADRKAKNLLSLAIQRCAADQVSETTVSVVTLPNDEMKGRIIGREGRNIRTLETLTGIDLIIDDTPEAVVLSGFDPIRREIARMTLEKLIQDGRIHPARIEEMVEKSRKEMDERIREYGEEAAFEVGAHTLHPDLIKIMGRLHFRTSYGQNVLKHSVEVAKLSGILAAELGEDIQLAKRAGLLHDIGKALDHEIEGSHVEIGAELAAKYKENPVVINAIASHHGDVEATSVISVLVAAADALSAARPGARSESLENYIRRLRSLETISNSFAGVESSFAVQAGREVRVMVKPEEISDLDAVRLVRDIRKRIEDDLDYPGHIKVIVIRETRATDYAK
- the recA gene encoding recombinase RecA, which produces MADDRKAALDAALKKIEKNYGKGSIMKLGEKIDQQISTIPSGSLALDVALGIGGYPRGRIIEVYGPESSGKTTVALHAIAEVQKNGGTAAFIDAEHALDPQYAQKLGVNIDELLLSQPDTGEQGLEIADALVSSGAVDIVVIDSVAALVPRAEIDGEMGDSHVGLQARLMSQALRKLSGSINKTKTIAIFINQIREKVGVMFGNPEITPGGRALKFYATIRLEVRRAEQLKQGTDIVGNRTKIKVVKNKVAPPFKIAEVDVMYGLGISQEGELLDMAVEKDIVDKSGAWYSYKEDRIGQGRENAKIYMSNHPEMMAEVSTLVRAAYGIGEPVDAPEEAQEELPLDE
- a CDS encoding competence/damage-inducible protein A, giving the protein MKSEIIAVGTELLLGQVVNTNATFLSEQLADLGIDVYYHTVVGDNPTRLEELLQLAESRSELIILCGGLGPTEDDLTKEVVAKHLDRKLIQNTEGYKKLLAFFETTKRKMTDNNLQQSQIIEGGTPLPNRTGLALGTFYQTKSNAYLLLPGPPSELKPMFVEQVRPLLEQQFPSEEKLISKVLRFYGIGESQLVTDLKDLIATQINPTIAPYAKPNEVTLRLTVKTSDIHAGNQALHALEEKIQARVGEYFYGYGDDYSLPQAVVDLLKEQGKTVTAVESLTAGGFQSALGAIPGVSQVFSGGFVTYSAETKAKLLGIDPDLLEQFGTVSKECAEQMAIRARQLVGTDYAVAFTGVAGPDTLEGHPAGTVWLAVASKEGVETKECHFTRDRSAIRNSAIMQGFDLLRKQLLRKK